Sequence from the Candidatus Paceibacterota bacterium genome:
GATAAAAGGAAAAGGGGGTTCGGCATGTTCGACAAGGTCAATGGGACGGACGCGACCCGCAAGGCATTGCAGGCGGGAACGCCGGCGGCGGAGGTTGTCGCCTCCTGGAAGGCTGGCGAAGATGCGTTCCGCAAGGCCCGCCAGAAGTATTTGCTGTACTGAGGGCGCGCGGATGGATGTCAGAAATCTCGACGAGGCGCCGGCTTTCACGACGATAGACGGCTCGGAGATTCGCGAGCTGCTGGCGCATCGCAATTCGGCGATTCGCCACCAGAGCCTGGCCGAGGCGCGTGTGCCGGTCGGCGGCAGCACCAGGGAGCACTACCACGCAAACGCGGAGGAGATCTACTACATCACGCATGGCCAGGGCAGGATCCGGATCGGAGAGGAACTGCGCGAGGTCAGGGCGGGTGATGCGATCGCGATTCTCCCGGGCCAGCGGCACAAGCTGTGGAATACGGGCAGTGACACGCTCCGCCTGCTTTGCTGCTGCGCGCCAGCCTACGAGCACAGTGACACGGTGCTCACGGAATTGTGAGTTGACCAGGCCGGGAGAAGCGCATTTTACTGCGGTCATGCGAGTCCTGTTCTCGGTCGCCTTGCTCGGCACGCTGGCTGCCGCTGGCTGCGTGGGGCGAACCGCCCCCGGCGCCGCTCGCAGCGATTCGAACCCCGCGAGGACTGGAGAATCACCTGCCAACCATGGTTTAATCATCACGCCGGACACTGTCCTGGTGGGCAAAGTTGCGCTGGTGGACGCGCCTGCCCGCTGTGTGGTTTTGACCTTCCCGATGGGCAAAATGCCGGCCGCGGAGCAGAAGCTCAACCTCTATCGGCGCGGACTGAGAGTTGGCGAGGTAAAAATCACCGGCCCGCGGCGAGAGGACAATATCGTGGCCGATCTGGTCGCAGGCGAAGCTTCGGTTGGCGACGAGGCGCGAGATCGCTGAGGCCTGGCCAATCGGAATCCCGGGGCCGTGTTGATGCCAGGCTGATGGAATATCAGTCGTTGGACTTTGCCTGGTCCCCGCCGATTGGCTCGGGGACCGCCTTGGACGCCTTGGACTGGGGCTGTTTCTGGTAAGGGGAGTGGAGATTGAAATAAATGCCGCAAAGCGGACGCGGAGTGTCGTTCTGGCTCAAGATGACGGTAATCTGTTTATCGAGAGCAATCCCGTGGCGGAGCTCCGGCCCGCGGTTTTGATAGGCCTTGATGGCCTTGTTCAGCAGAGAATTCAGCGCGGCCGCGAATTCCTCCGGGGTCTTGTTGAGGCACACGATATACTTCTCATAGGCCTTCATCGCTTCCGCGATCTCACGGGTGAACAGTTCTGCGGTCACAATCGCCAGCCTATGCGAAGCATGGGCCGAAGTGAAGACAAAAAGCGCCTGCGAACGGAAAGGCCTGGCCGCCGCCGGCTCAGGTGACGGCCTTGGGCCGCGCGCCGAACAACGCGGTGCCGACGCGCACGATGGTTGCGCCTTCCTCGATGGCCACCTCAAAGTCGCCGGTCATGCCCATGCTCAGGTGAGGCAGGGGAGCGCCGAGCAATTGCTCGCAACGTTCTTTCAACTCGCGCATCTGCCGGAAGACGGGGCGCACTGTTTCAGGATCGGGCGTCCAGGGCGGCACGGTCATCAGGCCTTGAATTTCCAGGCGCGGCAGCGCGTTAATGCAGGGCAGGTCCGCCAACAGTTGATCGGGGCGGCACCCGAACTTG
This genomic interval carries:
- a CDS encoding cupin domain-containing protein, producing MDVRNLDEAPAFTTIDGSEIRELLAHRNSAIRHQSLAEARVPVGGSTREHYHANAEEIYYITHGQGRIRIGEELREVRAGDAIAILPGQRHKLWNTGSDTLRLLCCCAPAYEHSDTVLTEL